In Pseudomonas nunensis, a single window of DNA contains:
- the lexA gene encoding transcriptional repressor LexA — protein MLKLTPRQAEILAFIKRCLEDNGYPPTRAEIAQELGFKSPNAAEEHLKALARKGAIEMTPGASRGIRIPGFEAKADESTLPIIGRVAAGAPILAQQHIEESCNINPTFFHPRADYLLRVHGMSMKDVGIFDGDLLAVHTTREARNGQIVVARIGDEVTVKRFKRDGSKVWLIAENPEFAPIEVNLKDQELVIEGLSVGVIRR, from the coding sequence ATGCTAAAGCTGACGCCACGCCAAGCAGAGATTCTGGCCTTCATCAAACGTTGCCTCGAAGACAACGGCTATCCGCCGACCCGTGCGGAAATCGCCCAGGAACTGGGGTTCAAATCGCCGAACGCGGCGGAAGAACACCTCAAGGCGCTGGCCCGCAAGGGTGCTATCGAGATGACGCCGGGCGCCTCCCGAGGCATCCGCATTCCCGGTTTCGAAGCCAAGGCCGACGAATCCACCCTGCCGATCATCGGCCGCGTGGCTGCCGGCGCGCCCATCCTGGCCCAGCAACACATCGAAGAATCCTGCAACATCAACCCGACGTTCTTCCATCCACGCGCCGACTATCTGCTGCGGGTGCATGGCATGAGCATGAAGGACGTGGGCATTTTCGACGGTGACCTGCTGGCCGTCCACACCACCCGCGAGGCCCGCAATGGTCAGATCGTGGTGGCGCGGATCGGCGATGAAGTGACCGTCAAGCGCTTCAAGCGCGATGGCAGCAAGGTCTGGCTGATTGCCGAAAACCCTGAGTTCGCCCCCATCGAAGTCAACCTGAAAGATCAGGAACTGGTGATCGAAGGCTTGAGTGTCGGCGTGATTCGCCGCTAA
- a CDS encoding DEAD/DEAH box helicase: protein MTTITEQLHALPWAEVFSHRALEKARRYADEDRVTIQQNDGLMIVATCVGSERQEYEQNIELVKDRDGGFRFGCICTCPVSYNCKHCAAVIYHLLDHRDKPSESTAQVHLSRELERWLDAIPATGKTLDEPALGTNTRLVYRLKATPVAGKWTLEIFKARQLKGGVLQDLKPVYSLSEMLLRQPGYLAELDLRIARLLVAIHSHHAYYGGYPLEGSSGAELLEMLLRTARLFLDFEQPPLSSGAKRAGRFAWAEQSNGSFRPQWSSGEVEPETVLAIEPLYYLDRERLQVGTLFTEQDEKLACHLTLAPDIPARQAMQFSHRMSSATQVAPPHQLTERVVDDIFPKAHLTLNSGKRYKNWKYEAEHRAALVFTYDGHPATDRNPEVLILSGTETQRIQRKPAAEKALRQALQKHGFKKATIKSSVDRPGEMFALPDDSAWLAFVQEGIPLLRKANWHVDISHAFHFNVQPVEQWYADVEEESAHQWFDLQLGIVVNGERHSLLPILLHLLRSQPQLLDPASLAKRNDDEQLLIELGGAKAHVKVALPYGRIKPLMATLGELYLGSHEGDSLRLTAPDAARLSALEGVPLVWQGGERLRSFAKRLRESTHAHVPAPEGLNATLRPYQLEGLNWMQTLRELGVGGILGDDMGLGKTLQTLAHLLTEKQAGRLDCPALAVMPTSLIPNWLDESLRFTPQLKVLALHGSARQKDFTSLAEYDLVLTTYALLPRDLEVLQAQVWSVLILDEAQNIKNPISKAAQAARDLQARQRLCLSGTPLENHLGELWSQFHFLLPGWLGDSKTFNRDYRTPIEKHGNSERMQHLTARIKPFLLRRKKDQVATELPPKTEIVHWVDLSDGQRDVYETVRVAMDKKVRDEIARSGVGRSQIIILDALLKLRQVCCDLRLIKMTLTAKALRSGSGKLVSLMEMLEELLSEGRKILLFSQFTSMLALIEEELQQRGVGYSLLTGETTDRRTPVKDFQSGKVPLFLISLKAGGTGLNLTAADTVIHFDPWWNPAVENQATDRAYRIGQNKPVFVYKLIARGTVEEKIQALQQEKAALAGAVLEGGATGGLKLEQSDIEALFAPLPHLKS from the coding sequence ATGACAACAATAACCGAGCAACTTCATGCGCTACCTTGGGCAGAGGTGTTCAGTCATCGCGCTCTGGAAAAGGCCCGCAGGTACGCGGATGAGGATCGTGTAACGATCCAACAGAACGACGGCTTGATGATTGTTGCAACGTGCGTCGGCTCCGAAAGACAGGAATACGAGCAGAACATCGAGCTCGTCAAAGATCGGGATGGGGGCTTCCGGTTCGGATGCATTTGTACCTGTCCTGTTTCATACAACTGCAAACACTGCGCCGCAGTTATTTATCACCTGCTGGATCATCGCGATAAACCATCCGAAAGCACCGCCCAGGTCCATCTGAGTCGCGAGCTGGAGCGCTGGCTCGACGCTATTCCCGCTACGGGCAAAACGCTCGATGAGCCAGCGCTGGGGACAAACACGCGCCTGGTCTATCGGCTCAAGGCCACTCCCGTTGCGGGGAAGTGGACGCTGGAAATTTTCAAGGCCCGCCAACTCAAGGGCGGCGTCTTGCAAGACCTCAAGCCGGTGTACTCGTTATCGGAAATGCTGCTGCGCCAACCCGGCTATCTGGCCGAACTGGACCTTCGGATCGCCAGGCTGCTGGTGGCCATTCACTCCCATCACGCTTATTACGGCGGCTACCCCTTGGAAGGCAGCAGTGGCGCCGAACTCCTGGAGATGTTGCTGCGTACCGCGCGGCTGTTCCTCGATTTCGAGCAGCCGCCTCTGTCTTCGGGAGCGAAGAGGGCAGGTCGGTTTGCCTGGGCCGAACAATCCAACGGCAGTTTCCGCCCTCAATGGAGCAGCGGCGAAGTCGAACCGGAAACGGTACTGGCCATTGAACCCTTGTACTACCTTGACCGCGAGCGACTGCAAGTCGGAACCTTGTTCACCGAGCAGGATGAAAAACTGGCGTGTCACTTGACCTTGGCGCCGGATATTCCGGCGCGCCAGGCGATGCAGTTCAGCCATCGGATGAGTTCTGCGACGCAAGTGGCCCCGCCGCACCAACTGACGGAACGGGTGGTCGATGACATTTTTCCCAAGGCGCACCTGACGCTCAACAGCGGTAAACGCTATAAGAACTGGAAGTATGAGGCGGAGCACCGTGCCGCGCTGGTGTTCACCTACGACGGGCACCCGGCCACGGACCGAAACCCCGAAGTGTTGATCCTTTCCGGCACCGAAACCCAGCGTATCCAGCGCAAACCCGCCGCCGAAAAAGCCCTGCGCCAGGCCCTGCAAAAACACGGTTTCAAGAAGGCTACGATCAAAAGCAGCGTGGACCGCCCGGGCGAAATGTTCGCGTTGCCGGATGATTCAGCCTGGCTTGCCTTTGTGCAGGAAGGAATCCCGCTGCTGCGTAAGGCAAATTGGCACGTCGATATCAGCCATGCCTTTCACTTCAATGTGCAGCCGGTAGAGCAGTGGTATGCCGATGTTGAGGAAGAGTCGGCGCACCAGTGGTTTGATCTGCAACTGGGCATCGTGGTTAACGGCGAGCGTCACAGCCTGCTGCCGATCTTGCTGCATTTGCTGCGCAGCCAGCCACAGTTGCTCGATCCTGCCAGTCTGGCCAAGCGCAACGATGACGAACAACTGTTGATCGAGCTTGGCGGTGCCAAGGCGCATGTGAAAGTTGCGCTGCCCTATGGCCGCATCAAACCGCTGATGGCCACGCTCGGCGAGTTGTACCTGGGCTCACATGAGGGCGACTCGTTGCGTTTGACTGCCCCGGATGCCGCGCGGTTGAGTGCGCTGGAAGGCGTGCCGCTGGTTTGGCAGGGCGGTGAACGGCTGCGCAGTTTTGCCAAGCGTCTACGGGAGTCGACTCATGCGCATGTCCCTGCGCCAGAGGGCTTGAACGCAACGCTGCGCCCGTATCAGCTTGAAGGCCTGAACTGGATGCAAACCCTGCGCGAGCTGGGGGTCGGCGGCATCCTCGGCGACGACATGGGGCTGGGTAAAACCCTGCAAACCCTGGCACATCTGCTGACGGAAAAGCAGGCCGGGCGCCTCGATTGTCCGGCGCTGGCGGTAATGCCCACCAGCCTGATCCCCAACTGGCTCGACGAGTCACTGCGCTTTACCCCGCAATTGAAGGTCCTGGCACTGCATGGCTCGGCACGGCAGAAAGACTTCACCAGCCTGGCCGAATACGACCTGGTGTTGACCACTTACGCGCTGCTACCTCGGGACTTGGAGGTTTTGCAGGCGCAGGTCTGGAGTGTGCTGATTCTCGATGAAGCGCAGAACATCAAGAACCCGATCAGTAAAGCCGCTCAAGCTGCCCGTGATCTACAGGCCCGTCAGCGATTGTGTCTGTCCGGTACGCCGCTGGAAAACCACCTCGGCGAGTTGTGGTCGCAGTTTCACTTTTTGCTGCCCGGTTGGCTGGGCGACAGCAAAACGTTCAATCGCGACTACCGCACTCCCATCGAGAAGCACGGCAACAGCGAGCGAATGCAGCATCTGACAGCCCGGATCAAACCGTTTCTGCTACGCCGCAAGAAAGACCAGGTCGCCACCGAATTGCCGCCGAAAACCGAAATCGTGCATTGGGTTGATCTTAGCGATGGGCAACGGGATGTGTATGAAACCGTGCGCGTGGCGATGGACAAGAAGGTGCGTGACGAAATCGCTCGCAGCGGCGTGGGCCGCAGTCAAATCATCATCCTCGACGCGCTGCTCAAGCTGCGTCAGGTCTGTTGCGATCTGCGCCTGATCAAGATGACGCTCACGGCCAAAGCCCTGCGCTCGGGCAGCGGGAAACTGGTCAGCTTGATGGAGATGCTGGAAGAGTTGCTCAGTGAAGGCCGCAAGATTCTGCTGTTTTCGCAGTTCACTTCGATGCTGGCCTTGATTGAAGAAGAGTTGCAGCAGCGTGGTGTTGGCTATTCGTTGCTGACTGGTGAAACCACGGATCGACGTACGCCGGTGAAGGATTTCCAGAGCGGTAAAGTCCCGCTGTTTCTGATCAGCCTGAAGGCTGGCGGCACAGGTCTGAACCTGACCGCTGCAGACACCGTGATCCATTTCGATCCATGGTGGAACCCGGCGGTGGAAAACCAGGCGACCGACCGGGCCTACCGGATTGGGCAAAACAAGCCGGTGTTCGTTTACAAGCTGATTGCCCGAGGCACAGTGGAAGAAAAAATCCAGGCGCTGCAGCAGGAGAAGGCCGCGTTGGCCGGGGCGGTGCTTGAAGGCGGGGCAACGGGTGGGTTGAAGCTTGAACAGAGTGATATTGAGGCGCTGTTTGCGCCGTTGCCCCATCTCAAATCTTGA
- a CDS encoding DEAD/DEAH box helicase translates to MSATLSKPLGPSWVSRFKEQSLERGRRYALENRVRIVEAGDATIIAACEGSGGNVYRQTIRLRESAKGTLLMIDASCTCPVHSNCKHCAAVLLKVQETLAYPAAAQDAELLEKLQTVLENRSPKAPPQVLVDNVQPVPRLWLASIEFSAFEPRNGKMQRYIQHRAALSFSYLDEYVSGQKNADVLIRQETQTLRIKRHPEVEQAYREQLRILGFKIATRQSKALPESAGELFEMVNDSAWLTFTLNELPKLRTQGWELQIDEEFGFDLTAVDDWYATVEQAPERDWFDLELGIIVNGERLSLLPILLNLMRSHTEILNPERLARRRDDELILVNIPNRPNSEYGPLQVALPFGRLKPVLATLGEFYLQEPGETTLRLSKADATRLNPLEGMPLLWEGGEQIRTFAQRLRDIKDFTTVAPEGLNATLRPYQLEGLSWMQSLRQLEVGGILADDMGLGKTLQTLAHILSEKIAGRLDRPCMVVMPTSLVPNWLDEAAHFTPKLKVLALYGASRKKHFENLTDYDLILTTYALLPKDVETLAAVPLHVLVLDEAQYIKNPNSKAAQAARELNARQRLCLSGTPLENHLGELWSLFHFLLPGWLGDVKSFNRDYRVPIEKRGSEVRLQHLNGRIKPFLLRRTKEQVATELPPKTEIIHWVDLNEAQRDVYETMRLAMDKKVRDEITRKGVARSQIIILEALLKLRQVCCDLRLVNDAVLPTRGSTSGKLDSLMEMLEELFEEGRRILLFSQFTSMLALIEDELKKRGVEYAILTGQTRDRRAPVKDFQSGKRQIFLISLKAGGVGLNLTEADTVIHYDPWWNPATENQATDRAYRIGQEKPVFVYKLIARGTVEEKIQHLQKEKSDLAAGVLDGRSAGDWKLQNDDIEALFAPLPDKLEKR, encoded by the coding sequence ATGTCTGCGACCCTGAGCAAACCCCTGGGACCTTCCTGGGTCAGCCGATTCAAGGAACAGAGCCTGGAGCGCGGCCGTCGCTACGCTTTGGAAAACCGCGTCAGGATCGTCGAAGCCGGCGACGCAACGATCATCGCTGCCTGCGAAGGCTCGGGCGGTAACGTTTACCGTCAGACCATTCGCCTGCGCGAGTCAGCCAAAGGCACGCTGCTGATGATCGACGCCAGTTGCACGTGCCCGGTCCACAGCAACTGCAAACACTGTGCGGCGGTACTGCTCAAAGTCCAGGAAACCCTGGCCTATCCCGCGGCTGCGCAAGATGCCGAACTGCTGGAAAAACTCCAGACCGTACTGGAAAACCGCAGCCCGAAGGCGCCGCCACAAGTGCTGGTGGATAACGTGCAACCGGTGCCGCGCCTGTGGCTGGCGAGCATTGAGTTCAGCGCTTTTGAACCGCGTAACGGCAAGATGCAGCGCTATATCCAGCATCGCGCGGCACTGTCCTTCAGTTATCTGGATGAATACGTGTCCGGGCAGAAAAATGCCGACGTGTTGATTCGCCAGGAAACACAAACATTACGGATAAAACGTCACCCGGAAGTCGAACAGGCCTACAGGGAACAGCTACGAATCCTCGGCTTCAAGATCGCCACCCGACAAAGCAAGGCCTTGCCGGAAAGCGCCGGCGAGCTGTTCGAGATGGTCAACGACAGCGCCTGGCTGACGTTCACCCTCAATGAACTGCCAAAGCTGCGCACCCAGGGCTGGGAGTTGCAGATCGACGAGGAATTCGGTTTCGACCTGACCGCCGTAGACGATTGGTACGCCACCGTCGAACAGGCGCCGGAGCGTGACTGGTTTGACCTGGAGCTGGGGATCATCGTCAACGGTGAGCGGCTGAGCTTGCTGCCGATCCTGTTGAACCTGATGCGCTCGCACACCGAGATTCTCAACCCGGAACGCCTGGCCCGACGTCGCGACGACGAGTTGATCCTGGTGAACATCCCGAACCGCCCGAACTCCGAGTACGGTCCGCTGCAGGTTGCCCTGCCTTTCGGACGCTTGAAACCGGTGCTGGCGACCCTGGGCGAGTTCTATCTGCAAGAGCCCGGCGAAACCACGCTGCGCCTGAGCAAGGCCGACGCCACGCGACTGAATCCGCTGGAAGGCATGCCGTTGCTGTGGGAAGGCGGCGAGCAGATCCGCACCTTTGCCCAGCGCCTGCGGGACATCAAGGACTTCACTACGGTCGCGCCGGAGGGCTTGAACGCGACGTTACGGCCGTATCAGCTTGAAGGCTTGAGCTGGATGCAATCGTTGCGGCAATTGGAAGTCGGCGGGATTCTCGCGGATGACATGGGCCTGGGTAAAACCCTACAGACCCTGGCGCATATTCTCAGCGAGAAAATCGCCGGACGCCTCGATCGCCCGTGCATGGTGGTGATGCCCACCAGCCTGGTCCCCAACTGGCTCGACGAAGCGGCGCACTTCACGCCGAAACTCAAAGTGCTGGCGCTGTACGGCGCCAGCCGTAAAAAGCACTTCGAGAACCTGACCGATTACGACCTGATCCTGACCACCTATGCGTTGCTGCCCAAGGATGTTGAAACCCTGGCCGCCGTGCCGCTGCACGTGTTGGTCCTGGATGAAGCGCAGTACATCAAGAACCCCAACAGCAAGGCTGCCCAGGCTGCCCGTGAACTGAATGCACGGCAACGCCTGTGCCTGAGCGGCACACCGCTGGAAAACCACTTGGGCGAGCTGTGGTCGCTGTTCCACTTCCTGCTGCCCGGCTGGCTCGGCGATGTAAAAAGCTTCAATCGCGATTACCGGGTGCCGATTGAAAAGCGCGGCAGCGAAGTCAGGCTTCAGCACCTGAACGGTCGGATCAAACCGTTTCTGCTGCGCAGGACCAAAGAGCAAGTCGCGACCGAATTGCCGCCGAAAACCGAGATCATCCACTGGGTGGACCTCAACGAAGCCCAGCGCGACGTGTACGAAACCATGCGCCTGGCCATGGACAAGAAAGTCCGCGACGAGATCACCCGCAAAGGCGTGGCGCGCAGTCAGATCATCATTCTTGAGGCTTTGTTGAAGTTACGTCAGGTCTGCTGCGATCTGCGCCTGGTCAATGACGCCGTCCTGCCCACTCGTGGCAGCACTTCTGGCAAGCTCGACAGTTTGATGGAAATGCTGGAGGAGCTGTTCGAAGAAGGTCGGCGGATTTTGCTGTTCTCGCAGTTCACGTCGATGCTGGCGTTGATCGAGGACGAACTGAAGAAACGCGGTGTTGAGTACGCAATCCTGACCGGACAAACCCGCGACCGCCGCGCACCGGTGAAGGATTTCCAGAGCGGCAAGCGTCAGATCTTTCTAATCAGCTTGAAGGCTGGCGGCGTGGGCTTGAACCTGACCGAAGCCGATACGGTGATTCACTACGACCCGTGGTGGAACCCGGCGACAGAAAACCAGGCGACCGACCGCGCGTATCGCATCGGCCAGGAAAAACCGGTGTTCGTCTACAAGCTAATTGCCCGGGGCACGGTGGAAGAGAAGATTCAGCACCTGCAAAAGGAAAAATCCGACCTGGCGGCGGGTGTGCTGGACGGGCGTTCGGCTGGGGACTGGAAGTTGCAGAATGATGATATCGAGGCGTTGTTTGCGCCGTTGCCGGATAAGTTGGAGAAGCGTTGA
- a CDS encoding CsiV family protein: MRLFRSLTLLMTLIAPSAFADDLYQVEMILVRQNAVPAIVSRAAPEDWAAGAQRLSPDSQRTPSLNGEVEKLTASNDYTVLLHKAWQQTLGETESKVAISDGTEQFGQFPIEGTLNLKLGRFTDVDADFWVNQIDGNGMVTASERLKQESHTKNGQLNFLDNGHLGLLIKITSLTAPAPRPVPDEIPD, from the coding sequence ATGCGCCTGTTTCGCTCGCTGACCTTGTTGATGACGCTGATTGCTCCCTCGGCGTTTGCCGATGATCTGTATCAGGTCGAAATGATTCTGGTCCGGCAGAACGCCGTGCCTGCCATCGTCAGCCGCGCCGCGCCGGAAGACTGGGCTGCCGGCGCACAACGCCTCAGCCCCGACAGCCAGCGCACGCCAAGCCTCAATGGCGAAGTGGAGAAACTCACCGCCAGCAATGATTACACCGTGTTGCTGCACAAGGCCTGGCAACAGACCCTGGGTGAAACCGAAAGCAAAGTTGCAATCAGTGACGGTACAGAACAGTTCGGTCAGTTCCCGATCGAGGGCACGCTGAACCTCAAACTGGGGCGCTTCACCGATGTTGACGCGGACTTTTGGGTCAACCAGATCGACGGTAACGGTATGGTCACCGCCAGCGAACGCCTGAAGCAGGAAAGCCACACCAAGAACGGTCAACTGAACTTCCTCGACAACGGCCACCTCGGCCTGTTGATCAAGATCACGTCGCTGACCGCCCCTGCGCCTCGGCCAGTCCCCGATGAAATTCCGGACTGA
- a CDS encoding DUF6586 family protein — MAHELYTRTNQKIYFAGLSLEALARAEEGRAMNSLALIQAGRESALFHLYGALLGLCHEIAGFYRLPQANAPRAEMLLTREVLDAIAIPEMAEMVELAGNSETWLAKLLAAHAALFQPPRVPHKPKGDVTQPLIMAVNLDEEEAPQELSREELESWRQNLKGLAIRFREGLNEC; from the coding sequence ATGGCCCACGAACTCTATACCCGTACCAATCAGAAGATTTATTTCGCCGGCCTGTCGCTCGAAGCACTCGCCAGGGCCGAAGAGGGGCGGGCGATGAACTCCCTGGCGTTGATTCAGGCTGGGCGCGAATCGGCGCTGTTTCACCTTTACGGTGCGTTGCTGGGCCTGTGCCATGAAATCGCCGGTTTCTATCGTTTGCCTCAGGCCAATGCGCCGCGTGCAGAGATGTTGCTGACCCGTGAGGTGCTGGACGCTATCGCCATTCCTGAAATGGCCGAGATGGTCGAGCTGGCAGGTAATTCGGAAACCTGGTTGGCCAAGCTGCTCGCGGCCCATGCTGCACTGTTTCAGCCGCCACGGGTTCCGCACAAACCGAAGGGTGACGTGACGCAGCCATTGATCATGGCGGTTAACCTGGACGAAGAAGAGGCGCCTCAAGAGCTGAGTCGAGAGGAGCTGGAGAGCTGGCGTCAGAACCTTAAAGGTTTGGCGATCCGCTTCCGTGAAGGGTTGAACGAGTGCTAA
- the nagZ gene encoding beta-N-acetylhexosaminidase: MQGSLMVDVAGTWLTAEDRQLLRQPEVGGLIIFARNIEHPRQVRELSAAIRAIRPDLLLAVDQEGGRVQRLRQGFVRLPAMRAIADNPNAEYLAEQCGWIMATEVLAVGLDLSFAPVLDLDYQRSAVVGTRSFEGDPERAALLAGAFIRGMNSAGMAATGKHFPGHGWAEADSHIAIPNDERSLDEIRANDLVPFARLSKQLAAVMPAHVIYPQVDAQPAGFSRRWLQDILRGELQFDGVIFSDDLSMAGAHVVGDAASRIEAALTAGCDMGLVCNDRAAAELALTAAQRMKVTPSPRIARMRGQSFAGTEYRQDPRWLTAVGALKEAQLIE; encoded by the coding sequence CTGCAAGGCTCGTTGATGGTGGACGTCGCCGGTACCTGGCTGACGGCCGAAGATCGCCAATTGTTGCGTCAGCCCGAAGTGGGCGGCCTGATCATTTTTGCCCGCAACATCGAGCACCCGCGCCAAGTGCGTGAGCTGAGCGCCGCGATTCGCGCCATTCGTCCTGATCTGCTGCTGGCGGTAGACCAGGAGGGCGGGCGGGTTCAGCGTCTGCGCCAGGGCTTCGTACGCCTGCCGGCCATGCGCGCCATCGCCGACAACCCGAATGCCGAATACCTGGCCGAGCAGTGCGGCTGGATCATGGCCACCGAAGTCCTCGCTGTCGGCCTCGACCTGAGCTTCGCCCCGGTGCTGGACCTGGATTACCAGCGCAGCGCCGTGGTCGGTACCCGCTCGTTCGAAGGCGATCCGGAGCGCGCAGCCTTGCTCGCCGGTGCCTTCATTCGCGGCATGAACAGCGCTGGCATGGCCGCTACCGGGAAACATTTTCCGGGCCACGGTTGGGCAGAGGCGGATTCACACATCGCGATTCCCAATGACGAGCGCAGCCTCGACGAAATCCGCGCCAATGACCTTGTACCTTTCGCTCGATTGAGCAAGCAATTGGCCGCGGTCATGCCGGCCCACGTTATTTATCCACAGGTCGATGCCCAGCCGGCCGGTTTCTCCCGGCGCTGGTTGCAGGACATCCTGCGCGGCGAGTTGCAGTTCGACGGCGTCATCTTTAGTGACGATCTTTCCATGGCCGGCGCCCATGTAGTCGGCGATGCTGCCAGCCGCATCGAAGCCGCGCTGACCGCCGGTTGTGACATGGGCCTGGTGTGCAACGACCGCGCCGCTGCGGAACTGGCCCTGACTGCCGCCCAGCGCATGAAGGTCACGCCATCGCCGCGTATTGCGCGGATGCGCGGGCAGTCGTTCGCTGGCACCGAATACCGCCAGGATCCGCGCTGGCTCACGGCTGTCGGCGCACTCAAAGAAGCTCAACTGATTGAATAA
- the sulA gene encoding SOS-induced cell division inhibitor SulA, whose translation MQFPHTPQQAQLPLFEAFMAQPLAPILKDVVESPWSAEPEFFSELSLRGAAGSCLSLLAPILRELSQDQDARWLTLIAPPASLTQAWLRDAGLNRERILLLQPRGTQSAQQLTCEALRLGRSHTVVSWLNPLNAASRQQLISAARTGDAQSLNIRLG comes from the coding sequence ATGCAGTTCCCACATACACCACAGCAAGCCCAACTGCCGTTGTTCGAGGCGTTCATGGCGCAACCGCTGGCGCCGATCCTGAAAGACGTGGTCGAGTCGCCCTGGAGCGCAGAGCCTGAGTTCTTCAGTGAGCTGTCACTGCGTGGTGCAGCAGGGAGCTGCCTGAGCCTTCTGGCGCCGATCCTGCGGGAATTGAGCCAGGACCAGGACGCACGCTGGCTGACTCTGATCGCGCCACCTGCCAGCCTAACCCAGGCCTGGTTGCGGGACGCTGGGCTGAACCGCGAACGCATCCTGCTGCTGCAACCGCGCGGCACCCAGAGCGCTCAACAGCTGACCTGCGAAGCCTTGCGACTGGGCCGCAGCCACACAGTCGTCAGCTGGCTAAACCCGCTGAACGCTGCATCGCGGCAACAACTGATCAGCGCCGCCCGCACCGGGGACGCTCAGAGCCTGAATATTCGACTGGGCTAA
- a CDS encoding TetR/AcrR family transcriptional regulator, which yields MAQSETVERILDAAEQLFAEKGFAETSLRLITSKAGVNLAAVNYHFGSKKALIQAVFSRFLGPFCISLDKELERRQAKPENKPTLEELLEILVEQALVVQPRSGNDLSIFMRLLGLAFSQSQGHLRRYLEDMYGKVFRRYMTLVNEAAPRIPPIELFWRVHFMLGAAAFSMSGIKALRAIAETDFGVSTSIEQVMRLMVPFLAAGMRAETGVTDTAMATAQLRPRSKSTPVAAKV from the coding sequence ATGGCCCAGTCGGAAACCGTTGAACGCATTCTCGATGCTGCCGAGCAGTTGTTCGCGGAAAAAGGTTTCGCCGAAACCTCGTTGCGTTTGATCACCAGTAAGGCCGGGGTCAATCTGGCGGCGGTGAACTATCATTTCGGCTCCAAGAAGGCGCTGATCCAGGCGGTGTTCTCGCGTTTTCTCGGGCCGTTCTGCATCAGCCTCGATAAAGAGCTGGAGCGGCGTCAGGCCAAGCCGGAAAACAAGCCGACGCTTGAAGAGCTGCTGGAAATCCTCGTCGAGCAAGCCCTGGTGGTTCAGCCACGAAGCGGCAACGATCTCTCTATATTCATGCGATTGCTGGGCCTGGCTTTCAGTCAGAGCCAAGGGCACTTGCGTCGTTATCTGGAAGACATGTACGGCAAGGTATTCCGTCGCTACATGACGCTGGTCAACGAAGCCGCGCCGCGCATTCCACCGATCGAGCTGTTCTGGCGCGTGCACTTCATGCTCGGCGCCGCCGCGTTCAGCATGTCGGGGATCAAGGCCTTGCGGGCGATTGCCGAGACCGATTTCGGCGTCAGCACTTCCATCGAGCAAGTGATGCGCTTGATGGTGCCGTTCCTGGCCGCCGGCATGCGTGCCGAAACCGGCGTCACTGATACCGCCATGGCCACTGCGCAATTGCGTCCGCGCAGTAAATCGACTCCGGTTGCCGCCAAGGTTTAA
- a CDS encoding S-methyl-5'-thioinosine phosphorylase, giving the protein MTVYAIIGGTGLTQLEGLNIRQSLAVDTPYGPPSAEVQIGVYAGKEVLFLARHGHPHRLPPHQVNYRANIWALKQAGAEAILAVNAVGGIHAAMGTGHFCVPHQLIDYTSGREHTYFAGDLEQVTHIDFSYPYSEPLRQQLIAALAAEGVGYSSHGVYACTQGPRLETVAEIARLERDGCDIVGMTGMPEAALARELELDYACLALVVNPAAGKSTSVITMAEIEQALHDGMGKVKSTLARVLAG; this is encoded by the coding sequence ATGACGGTTTACGCGATCATCGGTGGTACCGGCCTGACTCAACTGGAAGGCCTGAATATTCGTCAATCACTGGCGGTGGACACGCCTTACGGCCCACCTTCGGCCGAAGTGCAGATCGGCGTATACGCCGGCAAGGAAGTCCTGTTCCTTGCGCGTCACGGTCACCCGCACCGTTTACCACCGCATCAGGTGAACTACCGCGCCAACATCTGGGCGCTGAAGCAGGCCGGGGCCGAAGCGATTCTTGCGGTCAACGCTGTAGGCGGGATTCATGCCGCGATGGGCACCGGACATTTCTGCGTGCCGCATCAACTGATCGACTACACCAGCGGTCGCGAACACACCTATTTTGCCGGTGACCTGGAGCAGGTCACCCACATCGATTTCAGCTACCCCTACAGCGAGCCGTTGCGTCAGCAGTTGATCGCCGCATTGGCGGCAGAAGGCGTCGGCTACAGCAGTCATGGCGTGTACGCCTGCACCCAAGGGCCACGCCTGGAAACCGTCGCTGAAATTGCGCGGCTGGAACGCGACGGCTGCGACATCGTCGGCATGACCGGGATGCCGGAAGCGGCACTGGCCCGTGAGCTGGAACTGGATTACGCCTGCCTCGCGCTGGTGGTGAACCCGGCGGCGGGCAAGTCCACATCGGTGATCACCATGGCCGAGATCGAACAGGCGTTGCATGACGGGATGGGCAAGGTGAAGTCGACGTTGGCGCGAGTGTTGGCGGGTTGA